One genomic segment of Panicum virgatum strain AP13 chromosome 2N, P.virgatum_v5, whole genome shotgun sequence includes these proteins:
- the LOC120660603 gene encoding probable cinnamyl alcohol dehydrogenase 8B has protein sequence MEEQGGAAALGWAARDATGVLSPYNFSRRVPRDDDVTIKVLYCGICHTDLHIIKNYWGNAMYPVVPGHEIVGVVTGVGGGVTRFKPGDTVGVGYFVGSCRSCESCGKGNENYCTGVVLTSNGVERARGGAASKGGFSDVIVVSEHYVLRVPDGLPPDRTAPLLCPGVTVYSPMVGHGLNEPGKHLGIVGLGGLGHVAVKFGKAFRMKVTVKAIGCSSFRVGG, from the exons ATGGAGGAGcaagggggcgcggcggcgctcggctggGCGGCGAGGGACGCCACCGGTGTCCTCTCACCCTACAATTTCTCTAGAAG GGTTCCGAGGGACGACGATGTCACGATCAAGGTGCTCTACTGCGGCATCTGCCACAccgacctgcacatcatcaAGAACTACTGGGGCAACGCCATGTACCCCGTCGTCCCCGG GCACGAGATCGTCGGCGTGGTcaccggcgtcggcggcggcgtcacgaGGTTCAAGCCCGGCGACACGGTGGGCGTGGGCTACTTCGTCGGGTCCTGCCGCTCCTGCGAGAGCTGCGGGAAGGGGAACGAGAACTACTGCACCGGGGTCGTGCTCACCTCCAACGGCgtcgagcgcgcgcgcggcggcgcggccagtaAGGGCGGCTTCTCCGACGTCATCGTCGTGAGCGAGCACTACGTGCTCCGCGTCCCGGACGGCCTGCCGCCGGACCGCACCGCGCCGCTGCTCTGCCCCGGTGTGACCGTGTACAGCCCCATGGTGGGGCACGGCCTGAACGAGCCCGGCAAGCACCTCGGCATCGTGGGGCTCGGCGGGCTCGGCCACGTCGCCGTCAAGTTCGGCAAGGCGTTCCGGATGAAGGTCACTGtaaaagcgatcgggtgctcgaGCTTTAGAGTGGGTGGCTGA
- the LOC120660605 gene encoding probable inactive receptor kinase RLK902 — translation MRRAPGAGGGASLARLAVALCCAALAPRAAADLAADRAALLAFRAAVGPRLPWDASAASPCGWRGVGCDRAGSRVVALKLPGASLAGAVPPGTLGNLTALRTLSLRLNALSGGIPADIGGCAELRYLYLHGNRFEGGIPEGFFGLSLLQRLVLSGNQISGGVSPEFNKLARLATLYLQNNRLNGTLPAGLDLPKLQLFNMSDNGNLTGPVPASLARMPASAFAGTALCGGPLSPCTTPPPPPSPSPPPPAPTDGSKSGKLSIGAIAGIAAGAAVALLVSIGVIFLLCSRCQRTKADRSAAMAADADVDGSPMSVTVASMDKSSTKRSSHAPAGNAKKLVFLGAAPDTPYDVESLLHSSAEVVGKGWLGTTYRATLEGGAATVAVKRLRSAPIPEREFRDRVAALGALRHENLVPLRAYFYSREEKLLVYDFVGAGSLCSLLHGSRSGASPARIDFTSRARIALAAARGVAFVHGTGARSCHGNIKSSNVLVTDARNGAYVTDHGLVQLVGAHVPLKRVTGYRAPEVTDRRRASQEADVYSFGVLLLELLTGKPPVNSVPGSSDDGVDLPRWVRTVVQEEWTAEVFDASIAVEERVEEEMMRLLQLATECAEDEPDRRPPMAEVAARIEHIVDSALRKMDTEEDDFHSISP, via the coding sequence cgctgctcgcgtTCCGGGCCGCGGTGGGGCCGCGGCTCCCGTGGGACGCGTCCGCGGCGTCCCCCTGCGGGTGGCGCGGCGTCGGGTGCGACCGCGCGGGCTCGCGCGTCGTCGCGCTGAAGCTCCCGGGGGCCAGCCTCGCCGGCGCGGTGCCGCCCGGGACTCTCGGGAACCTGACGGCGCTGCGGACGCTGTCGCTCCGCCTCAACGCGCTGTCCGGCGGGATCCCCGCCGACATCGGGGGCTGCGCGGAGCTCAGGTACCTCTACCTCCACGGCAACCGGTTCGAGGGCGGGATACCGGAGGGCTTCTTCGGGCTAAGCTTGCTGCAGCGGCTGGTCCTCTCCGGCAACCAGATTTCCGGCGGGGTCTCGCCGGAGTTCAACAAGCTCGCCCGGCTCGCTACTCTGTATTTGCAGAACAACAGACTAAACGGCACGCTACCGGCGGGCCTTGACCTCCCGAAGCTTCAGCTGTTCAACATGTCGGACAACGGCAATCTCACCGGCCCTGTGCCCGCGTCGCTCGCCAGGATGCCGGCGAGCGCCTTCGCTGGGACAGCCCTCTGTGGTGGCCCTCTAAGCCCATGCAcaacccctccgccgccgccgtctccatcACCCCCGCCACCGGCCCCTACTGACGGTAGCAAGAGCGGAAAGCTCTCCATTGGTGCGATCGCCGGCATTGCTGCGGGTGCCGCCGTGGCGTTATTGGTTTCGATCGGCGTGATCTTCTTACTCTGCTCCCGGTGCCAGAGGACAAAGGCTGACAGgtccgcggccatggcggccgacGCCGACGTGGACGGTTCTCCGATGTCGGTCACCGTGGCGAGCATGGACAAGAGCTCCACGAAGCGGTCCTCGCATGCCCCGGCCGGCAACGCCAAGAAGCTGGTGTTCCTGGGAGCCGCGCCGGACACGCCGTACGACGTGGAGTCGCTGCTGCACTCGTCGGCCGAGGTGGTCGGGAAGGGCTGGCTGGGCACGACGTACCGCGCGACGctcgagggcggcgccgccaccgtggCCGTGAAGCGTCTCCGGTCGGCGCCCATCCCCGAGCGCGAGTTCCGCGACAGggtggccgcgctcggcgcgctCCGGCACGAGAACCTGGTGCCGCTCCGCGCCTACTTCTACAGCCGGGAGGAGAAGCTCCTCGTCTACGACTTCGTCGGCGCCGGCAGCCTCTGCTCCCTCCTCCACGGCAGCCGGAGCGGCGCGAGCCCCGCGCGGATCGACTTCACCTCCCGGGCCCGGATCGCGCtggcggccgcgcgcggcgtCGCGTTCGTCCACGGCACCGGCGCCCGCTCGTGCCACGGCAACATCAAGTCGTCCAACGTCCTCGTGACCGACGCGCGCAACGGCGCCTACGTGACCGACCACGGCCTCGTCCAGCTCGTCGGCGCGCACGTGCCGCTCAAGCGCGTCACCGGGTACCGCGCCCCGGAGGTGACCGACCGGCGCAGGGCGTCGCAGGAGGCGgacgtgtacagcttcggcgtgctgctgctggagctgctCACGGGGAAGCCGCCGGTAAACTCGGTGCCCGGGAGCAGCGACGACGGCGTGGACCTGCCGCGGTGGGTGCGCACGGTGGTGCAGGAGGAGTGGACGGCCGAGGTGTTCGACGCCAGCATCGCCGTCGAGGAGCGCGTCGAGGAGGAGATGATGCGGCTGCTGCAGCTCGCCACGGAGTGCGCCGAGGACGAGCCTGACCGGCGGCCTCCGATGGCCGAGGTGGCCGCGAGGATCGAGCACATTGTCGACAGCGCGCTCCGGAAGATGGACACGGAGGAGGACGATTTCCATAGCATTTCTCCGTGA